TGAATGTCCTATGGCTCAGGGCGCGCGCACGCTGCTGTATAAGGAGGTTCTCAACCGACTGGAGACTGAATCGCCAGGGACGAAACAATATTTCTATTGGGGATTCTTGGAAAAGCAACGCAAGAAAGCGCCTCCCGTAGCGACCATGACGGAGAAAGACCAAGCCTCGCTGCACCCCTGCCCCACTTGTGGGCAACCCACCACCGCCGAAACCTGCTCCTACTGTAAGCTCATGGCGCGAGCCAAAGCATCACCCGCTCGTTGAGCCATTCGGCTCTTGCAAACCTCGTGCGCACTCCGTAAGCTGAGCCGTAACGGCATTGACTCTACTCTCCTCGAACGGATGTGGTATGGGGACGGCTCCGCAAGATTACTATCAGACGCTCGGTGTTTCCCGAACAGCCTCTGCCGAGGAGATCAAGAAAGCCTTTCGGCGACTTGCTCGTCAATACCATCCTGACCTTCATTCCGGTGCGAAGAAGGCTGAGATGGAAAAGAAATTTAAAGAGCTGAATGAAGCGCAGGAAGTTCTCACCGATCCTGAGAAGCGAAAGAAGTATGATCAGTACGGGAACGAGTGGGACCAAGCCCAAGCATTTGAAAAGGCTCGCCAGCAGGCTTGGAACAGGGGCGCGAACAGTCCGTGGGACTTTGAGCAAGACCCTAATAGTCGCGGCGGTTCCGGGGAGCACTTCTCCGATTTCTTTGAGAGTCTGTTTGGGAATCGTAAGCAAGGGACCGGAGGACGAAGTGCGAGCGGACGAGCTGGACAGGATTTAGAGACGGAAGTGCAGTTGACCCTGCGAGAAGTCTTGACCGGTGTCGTTAAACGGGTCAATTTGAGGGAACCTCAAGCTTGTTCGACCTGTCATGGGCACGGCATGGTGCGAGGACGGCCTTGTGGGACCTGCCAGGGAACTGGGAGAGTCACCGAACACAAGACCATTGAAGTGAGAATTCCCGCCGGTGTGCAGGACGGAACTCGTGTCCGAGTTGCGGGGAAAGGTCAGCTTGGGAGCGATGGTGGAAAGCGTGGTGATCTCTATCTTCAGGTGAGTATCGCCACCGACCCGATTTTTCGTCGGCAGGGTTCAGATCTCCATGTCGCCCTCCCCATCTATCCCTGGGAAGCGATTCTTGGCGCCGATGTGACCGCGCCCACCTTAACAGAACCGGTCAAAGTCAAAGTGCCGCCTGGCAGCAAGGCGGATGCGAAGCTTCGACTCAAGGGGAAAGGGCTTCCCTCGGCCACCGGTGGGGCGGGAGATCTCTTTTTGACGTTACAGATTGTGATGCCGACGATGGCCACGGAGGAAGAACGAATCCTCTATGAACGGTTGAGCAAACAACGGCATCCGGATCCTCGCGCGGAACTACTCCATCAGGCTCAACGACACTAGCGGAATACGGGATGAAGGATTGCCGGTGGCGTCTCGCTTCGCTCAGAGGCGCACGGTACCGCTCAGCGTACGACTCACCTTTTTCCACACTACGGCCTAGCTCTCGGTTTTTGTAAATTTTGCATAGTCGCCGAACGTCGTTTCTCTCCTCGATATCCCTGACGGCATCAGAGATCACGATGAGTTTTCCCGTCGCCTCGTAGAGTCGACAGGGTTGCTGCTTGGACATTCGTGATGAAGTCGAACGGCTCGCTTGCGTTGCAGCGCGTGCTGTGGCAAGCTTCGGGCGAGGGGCTTCCAAACCAAGGAGGAATTCATGAGGTCAGTCACGAAGACGACAACCGTTGCGGTTCTATCCGCCTGTCTGTTGGTGTTGGGTGTACCCAGTCTGTGGGCGAATGATCCAAGCTATGGACATGCGGGAGGCGGACATGGCGCCGGTGGCAGTCATGGGTACGGGAAAGGGATGATGCATAGCGGAACCGGCCACTTGATTCGGCACCTGCTCAAGCATGAGAAGGATATCGGACTCAGTGGGGATCAGATCACCAAGCTTAAAGAGTTGCAGTTGAACCTTGACCGTGTCCGGATTAAGACGGAGGCGGACATTCAGATTGCCGAACGTGAGGCGAAGGCGCTGACCGATGAAGACAAGTCCGATCTCGGAGCGATCGAAGCAAAACTGAGACAGAGTGAAGACCTCCAAATTGGATTGCGCATGGCGGCCA
This portion of the Candidatus Nitrospira nitrosa genome encodes:
- a CDS encoding DnaJ C-terminal domain-containing protein → MGTAPQDYYQTLGVSRTASAEEIKKAFRRLARQYHPDLHSGAKKAEMEKKFKELNEAQEVLTDPEKRKKYDQYGNEWDQAQAFEKARQQAWNRGANSPWDFEQDPNSRGGSGEHFSDFFESLFGNRKQGTGGRSASGRAGQDLETEVQLTLREVLTGVVKRVNLREPQACSTCHGHGMVRGRPCGTCQGTGRVTEHKTIEVRIPAGVQDGTRVRVAGKGQLGSDGGKRGDLYLQVSIATDPIFRRQGSDLHVALPIYPWEAILGADVTAPTLTEPVKVKVPPGSKADAKLRLKGKGLPSATGGAGDLFLTLQIVMPTMATEEERILYERLSKQRHPDPRAELLHQAQRH
- a CDS encoding Spy/CpxP family protein refolding chaperone, whose product is MRSVTKTTTVAVLSACLLVLGVPSLWANDPSYGHAGGGHGAGGSHGYGKGMMHSGTGHLIRHLLKHEKDIGLSGDQITKLKELQLNLDRVRIKTEADIQIAEREAKALTDEDKSDLGAIEAKLRQSEDLQIGLRMAAIKARRDVMAVLTPEQRAKEKSEHDKVMEQHKGSGGPHGGTMPYGTNPHGANPHGSNPHGKNPHEVAPPTTPGN